ATACAAACCAATACCGGATCTTCCGGAACCGAAGATGGATCCACAGACAGAATCTCCCGCTACGGGGTGGAACAGATTTTCTGGGGTGACCTAAACGGAGAATTGGTTCCGCTGGTCAAAATCATCACAGCTGTAACAGAACAGGCTGTCGATATGGTGGTCATTTTCAATCCTGACTTCACCGATAACACCTATGGAACGGGTTCTGTCGGATGGAGCAGAAACAGATCGTTCGATCGAATAGTGAGAAGTAACCATGTTGAACTTGCTGCAGCAAATGGTGATGGTGAGATCGTGTTTCATGGCAAACTTGACCAGATTGATGACAAGCGTGTTGATAACGAATCCGGCTACGCGGCACTGGGTCCCTTTGGCGGGGATGGCGAACTTATCAGCGGTAACCCAGAACATGTACTCTCATATGGTACATCAACCTGTGATAACATCAACTACCATGGGTATCACCTGTTTGAAAACTCACCGCAAACAGATGAGAACTTTACCCCAAACCCTGAATACCCCAATTGGGAATATCTGGTTGTGTATCGCCTGTCTCTTGATCCCGCAGCATTCGGAGAATCGGGATTCGGTCAGGTCAGAATGACCCATGTACACTCTTCACCTGCAAAAGGAGATGATACCATTGAGGTTGAAGAGAGGGATGATCTGGAATATGAAAGGGGTACTTCGAGGGATCCTTTCAGAAATATAAATCCTATCACTCTGAATCCAGATTTCAAAATTGACGACAGCGACGACAGCGACGACAGTGACGACAGTGACGACAGTGACGACAGTGACGACAGTGACGACAGTGACGACAGTGACGACAGTGACGACAGTGACGACAGTGACGACAGTGACGACAGTGACGACAGCGACGACAGCGACGACAGCGACGACAGCGACGACAGCGACGACGATGACGACGATGACGACGATGACGACGATGACGACGATGACGACGATGACGACGATGAAATCCTGTGGTAGAAATACTAAGTGTTTTACATTTCAGAATTAACTCAAAGAAGGTCCGGTCGGTTTTCCCCCGGACCTTCTTTATCCCTGCAAGTTCATTAACCCTCAGGAAGATCTAAGTGTGCATCTGCCCCTCGTCTCTTTCAGCGATTTATCTTCTTATTGGGAGTATTCTTTTATTACTCCGGCAATTATATATGCATAAGAGAGTGTTTGAGTTTCATTGCTTTTAAGAGTCCAGCGCTAAGAAGCGCTGTTTCAAAAACAATAGAGGCCTTCAGCCCCAAACCCCGACCAACTTTCTTTCCAAGGCCAAAGAAAGTAGGCAAAGAACGCCTTGGCAGCCCCACACTGGCTCCAATATTCGCTCATTCGCCAGTGATTGGGGCGGATTTGTACCCGATAGTTTTTTTTTTAGGAGTACTGCCGTTCGCCCTGTGAAATAGATGGAGAACAATTTATGTGCAAGTTTAATTGCCGGACTAATAAATGAATATCGAATAAGAACAGAGATAAATGCGTGTAAAACAAGAGAGAGGAGGCATAAAATTTAACAAACATTTTTTTCTTTCCCACCCCTAAACACACACTCTGCGCGCATAGTCAGGCTGCGCTTTAAGAGCCTTCAATAACGGTAAAAAAACAGTCAATACTACAATTTCTGTATCACCATTGTATAGTACATTGCCCGAAAAACAATAAATTTTTATACAATAGTCTCAATATGTTGAAATTTTTATAAATGGGATTGATAATTATATATGGGAGCCACGAAGGAGATCCACAAATACTGTAACATCAATGAGGAGATGAAACTAAGCAGCTTGTAGAAACGGTGAGAGTTCGGTGTGTGGCAGATGGGTTAACGCTAATGTTTAATGTGGGGGTTAATATGTGGAAAATACTAATTGTGCTTATTTTTTGTAGTGTTACAAATTCTCATGCCCAAATAAAAATTCAGGGTAAAGTAACAGATACTGGTGGTGAACCGATCCAGAATGCAATAGTAAGAATACCGGAAACAGACTTTTCCACTTATACAGATGAACAGGGAAACTATTCATTTACGGTAACATCCGTTTTGCATTCGATCACCAGAAACGCTTATCGGTCAATTGAGATCAGGAATGGCAAAATATCTCTTCCGATCCAAAAACCTCAGCATGTAAGGATAGAAGCTTTTGGTCTTGATGGGAGACTGATTCATGTTATAGCTGATAAGAATCTGAACCCTGGTGTACACAATTTTAATATTGTCCAGCCATTTTCCGCTGCACAAATCAATTTACTGAGGGTGTTTGTTGGAGATGAGGTTTTCGTTGGAAAAATGAATCAGACACTGCAGGTGTCAAAACTGAGCAGGTCTCATGTTGCCACCTCACCTGCAACCCAGGCTGCCGCAAATTTAATATTGAGAGTTTCACGTGCCGGATTCGTTTCCAGAAACATACCCCTAAACTTAATCGATACGACAGTGAATGTAGTACTGGAAAGACTGCAGACCAATACCGGTTCATCTGGAAATGAAGATGGGTCCAATGACAGGATCGCTCAGTACGGAGTAGAACAGATTTTCTGGGGTGACCTAAACGGAGAATTGGTTCCGCTGGTCAAAATCATCACAGCTGTGACTGAACAGGCTGTAGATATGATGGTCATATTCAATCCACACTTTACAGATAACACCTACGGGACGGGTTCTGTCGGATGGGATAACGATAGACATTTCAACCGAATAGTGAGAAGTAACCATGTTGAACTTGCTGCAGCAAATGGTGACGGTGAGATCGTGTTTCATGGTAAACTTGACCAGATTGATGACAAGCGTGTTGATAACGAATCCGGCTACGCGGCTCTGGGTCCCTTTGGCGGTGATGGCGAACTTATCAGCGGTAACCCAGAACATGTACTCTCATATGGTACATCAACCTGTGATAACATCAACTACCATGGGTATCACCTGTTTGAAAACTCACCGCAAACAGATGAGAACTTTACCCCAAACCCTGAATACCCCAATTGGGAATATCTGGTTGTGTATCGCCTGTCTCTTGATCCCGCGGCATTCGGAGAATCGGGATTCGGTCAGGTCAGAATGACCCATGTACACTCTTCACCTGCAAAAGGAGACGATACCATTGAGGTTGAAGAGAGGGATGATCTGGAATATGAAAGGGGTACTTCGAGGGATCCTTTCAGACATATAAATCCTATCACTCTGAATCCAGATTTCAAAATTGACGACAGTGACGACAGTGACGACAGTGACGACAGTGACGACAGTGACGACAGCGACGACAGCGACGACAGCGACGACAGCGACGACAGCGACGACAGCGACGACAGCGACGACAGCGACGACAGCGACGACAGCGACGACAGCGACGACAGCGACGACAGCGACGACAGCGACGACAGCGACGACAGCGACGACAGCGACGACAGCGACGACAGCGACGACAGCGATGATGATGATGATGATGATGATGATGATGATGATGATGATGATGACGATGATTACTTGTGGTAAATGAGTTTCAACTTTGAGCTGCATTTAAAGGGTCCGGTCAGTTTAGACGGATCCTTTTTTAAATGTGTGCCTCAAATACCTACCCAGCTCTGATAATGTTTGAACTGTTAAGGGCAGGGGAAAACGTAAGATCATCTGGATGGGAAAAGCATTTCCCTCGCTGCAGCTTCAGGTGCGGACACCAAAATCTTCCGCTACCCATCCAATGCGGTCGTACACTTCGACAAGGAGCAAAGTGCAGGCATCACGGGGACACATTTTGGTAAGCGATATTGTAGCCCTTCAGATTGAAAGAGCATGTGTAAATCCATAGTTTATGTGAAGAGTGTAGTGTAGTATAAAACACATCTGAGTTGATTAGTACACATACCGCCCGGGTAAAACGCGGCAGGTAGGACTGCAGGTGGACAATTCCTATTGTCCAGTCCCCTCAAAAAAGCGGAGTCCTCGGAGCGCTATAAACGAGGCACCGATCCCGCATTCTGCGGGAGAGCCTGTAGGAGAACCGGTAAGTTTACAGTGAGCC
This is a stretch of genomic DNA from Chitinispirillum alkaliphilum. It encodes these proteins:
- a CDS encoding FHA domain protein, encoding MLKTMSLALFFLSITVQAQINIKGTVTDTAGEPIKNALVVLPQTDISTYTDEQGSYSIKSNTSVFRSLSSTRTGQNIQIRNGAILLPLQTARHVRVETFMLDGRLDQVVADQKFPAGNHYLNIAQNQSASNIRLLRATVGEEVFTGKMNGLLQGSLTKSRHSSFPKEVSANPGKTLRVSRAGFVSKSIDLNSTDTTVNVVLERIQTNTGSSGTEDGSTDRISRYGVEQIFWGDLNGELVPLVKIITAVTEQAVDMVVIFNPDFTDNTYGTGSVGWSRNRSFDRIVRSNHVELAAANGDGEIVFHGKLDQIDDKRVDNESGYAALGPFGGDGELISGNPEHVLSYGTSTCDNINYHGYHLFENSPQTDENFTPNPEYPNWEYLVVYRLSLDPAAFGESGFGQVRMTHVHSSPAKGDDTIEVEERDDLEYERGTSRDPFRNINPITLNPDFKIDDSDDSDDSDDSDDSDDSDDSDDSDDSDDSDDSDDSDDSDDSDDSDDSDDSDDSDDSDDDDDDDDDDDDDDDDDDDDDEILW